A DNA window from Xanthomonas campestris pv. campestris str. ATCC 33913 contains the following coding sequences:
- a CDS encoding aspartate/glutamate racemase family protein, producing MPVPTKTIGLIGGMSWESTLPYYRIINQHLRHACGGLHSAKLLLYSVNFHDIERLQHAGDWEGAGQAMATAARALQAGGADFIVLCTNTMHCVADAITAATPLPLLHIADATADALVAAGILRVGLLGTRFTMEQPFYRERLEARGLDVLVPPAEARAQLHRVIYDELCQGVIKPKSRDYFRQVMADLGQHGAQAIILGCTEISLLVDSTDAQLPLFDTTALHAEAAALASVSG from the coding sequence ATGCCGGTCCCAACGAAAACCATTGGTTTGATCGGCGGAATGAGCTGGGAATCCACCCTGCCCTATTACCGCATCATCAACCAGCACTTGCGCCATGCGTGCGGTGGCCTGCACTCGGCGAAGCTGCTGCTTTACAGCGTCAATTTTCATGACATCGAGCGGCTGCAGCACGCCGGCGATTGGGAGGGGGCGGGTCAGGCGATGGCCACGGCAGCGCGTGCGCTGCAGGCCGGAGGCGCCGACTTCATCGTGCTGTGCACCAACACGATGCACTGCGTTGCTGACGCGATCACCGCCGCCACGCCCCTGCCGCTGCTGCACATCGCCGATGCCACCGCCGATGCATTGGTCGCCGCGGGCATCCTCCGTGTCGGGCTGCTTGGTACGCGCTTCACCATGGAGCAGCCGTTCTATCGCGAGCGACTGGAAGCGCGGGGCTTGGATGTGCTGGTGCCGCCGGCCGAGGCACGCGCACAGCTGCATCGGGTGATCTACGACGAGTTGTGCCAGGGCGTGATCAAACCGAAATCGCGCGACTATTTCCGTCAGGTCATGGCCGACCTCGGCCAGCACGGTGCGCAAGCGATCATCCTGGGGTGCACCGAGATTTCGCTGCTGGTGGACAGCACCGATGCGCAGCTGCCGTTGTTCGACACCACCGCGTTGCACGCCGAGGCGGCGGCATTGGCAAGCGTGTCCGGCTGA
- a CDS encoding DMT family transporter — translation MVTAQPASARAALWMLVSTFAFGLMAITIRLASKDIATTEIAFFRNAFGLLALLPLIVRPGKPLPRTRQLPQYLARTLIGLASMLCGFWAIGHLPLSQAISLSYSTPLFVTVLAVIWLHEQVRLRRWLAVAAGFVGVLVILRPGSSTFTPGLLIALLAAVISAVVAIQIKQLSRSDDSDTVVFYTYVFWVPMSLIPALFQWTWPHGIDWLWLIATGIFGTAGQLFWTRALKLGEVSALQPISFMQLPLVALLGWWLFGEAIARHTVIGAAIIISANVYIAHRETVLARRAATHAPVEGAKPGE, via the coding sequence TTGGTGACGGCGCAGCCAGCGTCGGCACGCGCTGCGCTGTGGATGCTGGTCAGCACATTTGCGTTCGGCCTGATGGCCATCACCATCCGGCTGGCGTCCAAGGACATCGCCACGACCGAGATTGCGTTTTTTCGTAACGCATTCGGCCTGCTGGCGCTGCTGCCGTTGATCGTGCGCCCTGGCAAACCGCTGCCGCGCACGCGCCAGTTACCGCAATACCTGGCGCGCACGTTGATCGGCCTGGCCTCGATGCTGTGCGGCTTCTGGGCGATCGGGCATCTGCCGCTGTCGCAGGCCATTTCGTTGTCGTATTCCACGCCGTTGTTTGTCACCGTGCTGGCGGTGATCTGGCTGCACGAGCAGGTGCGCCTGCGCCGCTGGCTGGCGGTGGCGGCGGGGTTTGTGGGCGTGCTGGTGATCCTGCGGCCAGGCTCGTCCACGTTCACGCCCGGGCTGCTGATTGCACTGCTGGCCGCGGTGATCAGCGCGGTGGTCGCCATCCAGATCAAGCAGCTCTCGCGTAGCGATGATTCGGACACGGTGGTGTTCTACACCTACGTGTTTTGGGTGCCGATGTCGTTGATCCCCGCGTTGTTCCAGTGGACCTGGCCACACGGGATCGACTGGCTATGGCTGATCGCCACCGGCATCTTCGGTACCGCCGGGCAACTGTTCTGGACGCGTGCGCTCAAGCTGGGCGAAGTCTCTGCGTTGCAGCCGATCAGCTTCATGCAATTGCCACTGGTGGCCTTGCTGGGTTGGTGGCTGTTCGGCGAAGCGATCGCGCGCCACACGGTGATCGGTGCGGCGATCATCATCTCTGCCAACGTGTACATCGCGCATCGCGAAACCGTGCTGGCACGCCGCGCGGCGACGCATGCGCCGGTGGAAGGCGCCAAACCGGGTGAGTGA
- the murB gene encoding UDP-N-acetylmuramate dehydrogenase, translating into MSAASPLRWQLIEHAPLRALNTFHVDATARWLLNIHAPEALPDALAAPQIAGQPLLVLGSGSNVLLAGDPPGCVLCFDNRDITIIAHHADHAIVRAGAGVNWHGLVMYSLQQGLSGLENLALIPGTVGACPIQNIGAYGAQVSDFIHVVEAYDRGTEQFVRLNPAECAFGYRDSVFKQQPDRYLIVAVEFNLPLLHELRLDYAGIRDELARMGAELAGAADVAQAVINIRQRKLPDPEVLGNAGSFFKNPLLPSEQIAALQASFADMPVFPGEQPGQGKLSAAWLIEQCGWKGKREGDAGISEAHALVLVNHGSASGAQLLAFARQVAESVRERYSVILEPEPRVIGAHW; encoded by the coding sequence ATGAGCGCGGCATCGCCGCTGCGCTGGCAACTCATCGAACACGCCCCGCTCCGCGCACTCAATACCTTTCATGTGGATGCCACGGCACGCTGGCTGTTGAACATCCATGCGCCCGAGGCGCTGCCCGACGCACTGGCTGCGCCGCAGATCGCCGGGCAACCACTGCTGGTGCTGGGCAGCGGCAGCAATGTGTTGCTGGCCGGCGACCCGCCCGGCTGTGTGCTGTGTTTCGACAACCGCGACATCACCATCATCGCCCACCATGCCGACCACGCCATCGTGCGCGCAGGCGCCGGGGTCAATTGGCACGGGCTGGTGATGTATTCGCTGCAGCAGGGGCTTTCCGGCCTGGAAAACCTGGCGCTGATTCCCGGCACCGTGGGTGCCTGCCCGATCCAGAACATCGGCGCCTACGGCGCGCAGGTCAGCGACTTCATCCACGTGGTGGAAGCCTACGACCGCGGCACCGAGCAGTTCGTGCGGCTGAACCCGGCCGAGTGCGCCTTCGGCTACCGCGACAGCGTGTTCAAGCAGCAGCCGGACCGGTATCTGATCGTGGCGGTGGAATTCAACCTGCCGCTGCTGCACGAATTACGGCTGGACTATGCCGGCATCCGCGACGAACTCGCGCGCATGGGCGCCGAGCTTGCGGGCGCGGCCGATGTGGCGCAGGCGGTGATCAACATCCGCCAGCGCAAGCTGCCTGACCCGGAGGTGTTGGGTAATGCGGGCAGCTTCTTCAAGAACCCGCTGCTGCCGAGCGAGCAGATTGCCGCCTTGCAGGCGAGCTTTGCCGACATGCCGGTGTTCCCCGGCGAGCAGCCCGGCCAGGGGAAACTCTCGGCAGCGTGGCTGATCGAACAATGCGGCTGGAAAGGCAAGCGCGAGGGCGACGCCGGCATTTCCGAAGCGCATGCCTTGGTGCTGGTCAATCACGGCAGTGCCAGCGGCGCGCAGCTGCTGGCATTCGCACGCCAGGTGGCCGAATCGGTGCGGGAGCGGTATTCGGTGATCCTGGAACCGGAGCCGCGCGTGATCGGAGCGCATTGGTGA
- a CDS encoding quinone-dependent dihydroorotate dehydrogenase yields the protein MYSLARPFLFAFDAERAHALALRAIDTAYRTGTTALVATRPVPLPTPAFGLMFPNPVGLGAGLDKNGEHIDALLALGFGFVEIGTVTPKPQEGNPKPRMFRLPEYQAVINRMGFNNLGVDVLVKNVQRARRRGGLLGINIGKNKDTPNEEATSDYRYCMERVYPLADYITVNISSPNTAGLRELQEEQALRRLIADLRETQEALAAQHGKRVPMLVKVAPDLNDRDIDAAARVLADLAVDGVIATNTTVTRTLVASHPMAEQAGGLSGAPLLGQSTLVLRRLRARLPESIPLIGVGGITSGADAVAKMAAGASLVQCYSGLVYRGPRLIGECVDAIRRRRESPSGGAVGPL from the coding sequence ATGTATTCGCTCGCCCGCCCCTTCCTGTTCGCCTTCGACGCCGAGCGCGCCCACGCGCTGGCCCTGCGCGCCATCGACACCGCCTACCGCACCGGCACCACGGCGCTGGTGGCCACCCGGCCGGTGCCCCTGCCCACGCCTGCCTTCGGGCTGATGTTCCCCAACCCGGTGGGCCTGGGCGCCGGGCTGGACAAGAACGGCGAGCACATCGATGCGCTGCTGGCATTGGGCTTCGGGTTTGTCGAGATCGGCACGGTGACGCCGAAGCCACAGGAGGGCAATCCCAAGCCGCGCATGTTCCGGTTGCCCGAATACCAGGCGGTGATCAACCGCATGGGCTTCAACAACCTGGGCGTGGATGTGCTGGTGAAGAACGTGCAGCGTGCGCGCCGGCGCGGTGGCCTGCTCGGCATCAACATCGGCAAGAACAAGGACACGCCCAACGAGGAAGCGACCAGCGATTACCGCTATTGCATGGAGCGCGTGTATCCGCTGGCCGACTACATCACCGTCAACATTTCCTCGCCCAATACCGCCGGTTTACGCGAGCTGCAGGAAGAACAGGCGCTGCGCCGGCTGATCGCCGATCTGCGCGAAACCCAGGAAGCCCTGGCCGCCCAACACGGCAAGCGCGTGCCGATGCTGGTGAAGGTGGCACCGGACCTCAACGACCGCGACATCGATGCGGCCGCACGCGTGTTGGCTGACCTGGCGGTGGATGGCGTGATCGCCACCAACACCACGGTGACGCGCACCCTGGTGGCCAGCCATCCGATGGCCGAGCAGGCCGGCGGCCTGTCGGGCGCACCGCTGCTGGGGCAATCCACGCTGGTGCTGCGTCGCCTGCGTGCACGCCTGCCCGAGTCCATTCCGTTGATCGGCGTGGGCGGCATCACGTCCGGCGCCGATGCGGTGGCCAAGATGGCCGCCGGTGCCAGCCTGGTGCAGTGCTACAGCGGCCTGGTCTATCGCGGGCCGCGCTTGATCGGCGAGTGCGTGGATGCAATCCGGCGCCGCCGTGAGTCGCCCAGTGGCGGCGCGGTGGGGCCGCTATGA
- a CDS encoding class I SAM-dependent methyltransferase produces MAAPSSAQRFNDRVAAYVRYRPSYPPQVLRWLHEQLGVTPANHVADIGAGTGISSRLFLEAGYPVTAVEPNPAMREAAQQWLASYAKFRAVDGTAEATGLADASVDVVSAAQAFHWFDMLAVRAEWARILKPGGLAVVYWNSRELDSTAFLRGYEQLLLDYGTDYTAVAERYQDDATMQAWFGEGFVAMAKFPNVQQLDFEALRGRLLSSSYAPLAHDPRHAPMLAALRALFDAHAQDGHIDFHYQTRVFAGRLN; encoded by the coding sequence ATGGCCGCGCCATCCTCCGCGCAACGGTTCAACGACCGGGTGGCCGCATACGTGCGCTACCGGCCCAGCTACCCGCCGCAGGTCTTGCGCTGGCTGCATGAGCAGCTCGGCGTGACGCCCGCCAACCACGTGGCCGACATCGGTGCCGGCACCGGGATTTCCAGCCGGTTGTTCCTGGAGGCCGGCTACCCGGTGACCGCAGTGGAACCCAATCCGGCCATGCGCGAAGCAGCGCAGCAATGGCTGGCCAGCTATGCCAAATTCCGGGCGGTCGACGGCACTGCCGAGGCCACCGGGCTGGCCGATGCCAGCGTGGATGTGGTCTCTGCGGCGCAGGCCTTCCATTGGTTCGACATGCTCGCGGTGCGTGCCGAATGGGCGCGCATCCTGAAACCCGGCGGCCTGGCGGTGGTGTACTGGAACAGCCGCGAACTGGACAGCACCGCGTTCCTGCGCGGCTATGAGCAGCTGTTGCTGGACTACGGCACCGACTACACCGCCGTGGCCGAGCGTTACCAGGACGATGCCACCATGCAGGCGTGGTTCGGCGAGGGTTTCGTTGCGATGGCCAAGTTTCCCAACGTGCAGCAGCTGGACTTCGAGGCCTTGCGCGGCCGCTTGCTGTCGTCGTCATACGCGCCCCTGGCGCACGATCCGCGGCATGCACCGATGCTTGCCGCGCTGCGCGCCCTGTTCGATGCACATGCCCAGGATGGGCACATCGATTTCCATTACCAGACCCGCGTGTTTGCCGGGAGATTGAACTGA
- a CDS encoding DUF4190 domain-containing protein → MNHVVRQTSTLAIVSLVSGILGWTLLPFLGSVCAIITGHLARGEIRRNPQGLEGDGLAVGGLLLGWISVAMWIAGVAIFVLFFGGLAWFAAANA, encoded by the coding sequence ATGAATCATGTCGTTCGACAGACCAGCACGCTGGCCATCGTCAGCCTGGTCTCAGGCATTCTCGGCTGGACCCTGCTGCCGTTCCTGGGCAGCGTCTGCGCCATCATCACCGGCCACCTGGCGCGCGGCGAGATCCGGCGCAATCCGCAAGGCCTGGAAGGCGATGGGCTGGCTGTTGGCGGCCTGCTCCTGGGCTGGATCTCGGTGGCGATGTGGATTGCGGGCGTGGCGATCTTCGTCCTGTTCTTCGGCGGCCTGGCCTGGTTTGCGGCGGCAAACGCGTGA
- the amaB gene encoding L-piperidine-6-carboxylate dehydrogenase — protein sequence MSADLLKALDLAPSNAGTYLGEGTWSQATGAGVLQPLNPTTNAVIADVQATTPQDYELIVARAQAAFKVWRTTPAPRRGEAVRLCGEALRAHKDALGSLVALEMGKSKPEGDGEVQEMIDIADFAVGQSRMLYGYTMHSERPGHRMYEQYQPLGLVGIISAFNFPVAVWAWNAFLAAICGDICIWKPSNKTPLTAIATMKICNAALKEAGFPDIFFLINDAGTSLSEKLVEDGRVPLISFTGSTQIGRVVAEKVARRLGRCLLELGGNNAIILDETADLKLAVPGIVFGAVGTAGQRCTTTRRLIVHESIYDNVLATLVKAYKQLDSKIGDPTDPANLMGPLNSRGAVEQFLESIAKAKAAGGTVEVGGTAIDRPGNFVLPAIVTGLKNSDAVVQHETFAPILYVMKYSTLDEAIDLQNGVPQGLSSSIFTQNLKAAEKFLSAAGSDCGIANVNIGTSGAEIGGAFGGEKETGGGRESGSDAWKVYMRRQTNTINYSDSLPLAQGIKFDL from the coding sequence ATGTCCGCTGACCTGCTCAAGGCGCTCGACCTCGCCCCGTCCAATGCCGGCACCTATCTTGGCGAGGGGACCTGGTCGCAGGCCACCGGTGCCGGGGTGCTGCAGCCGCTCAATCCGACCACCAATGCGGTGATCGCCGATGTGCAGGCCACCACGCCGCAGGACTACGAGCTGATCGTGGCGCGCGCACAGGCGGCCTTCAAGGTCTGGCGCACCACCCCGGCGCCGCGTCGTGGCGAGGCCGTGCGCTTGTGCGGCGAGGCACTGCGTGCGCACAAGGACGCGCTCGGTTCGCTGGTGGCGCTGGAAATGGGCAAGAGCAAGCCCGAAGGCGATGGCGAGGTGCAGGAGATGATCGACATCGCCGACTTCGCCGTGGGCCAGAGCCGCATGCTGTACGGCTACACCATGCACTCGGAGCGCCCGGGCCACCGCATGTACGAGCAGTACCAACCGCTGGGCCTGGTCGGCATCATCAGTGCGTTCAACTTCCCGGTGGCGGTGTGGGCGTGGAATGCGTTCCTGGCGGCCATTTGCGGCGATATCTGCATCTGGAAGCCGTCCAACAAGACCCCGCTGACCGCGATCGCCACGATGAAGATCTGCAATGCCGCGCTCAAGGAAGCCGGCTTCCCGGACATCTTCTTCCTGATCAACGATGCCGGCACCTCCCTGTCGGAGAAGCTGGTCGAAGACGGACGCGTGCCGCTGATCAGCTTCACCGGCTCGACCCAGATCGGCCGCGTGGTCGCCGAGAAGGTCGCCCGCCGCCTGGGCCGCTGCCTGCTGGAGCTGGGCGGCAACAACGCCATCATCCTGGATGAAACCGCCGACCTGAAGCTGGCGGTGCCGGGCATCGTGTTCGGCGCGGTGGGCACCGCCGGCCAGCGCTGCACCACCACGCGCCGGCTGATCGTGCACGAATCCATCTACGACAACGTGCTGGCCACGCTGGTCAAGGCGTACAAGCAGCTCGACAGCAAGATCGGCGACCCCACCGACCCGGCCAACCTGATGGGCCCGCTCAACAGCCGCGGTGCGGTGGAGCAGTTCCTGGAGTCCATCGCCAAGGCCAAGGCCGCCGGCGGCACGGTCGAAGTGGGCGGCACCGCGATCGATCGCCCCGGCAATTTCGTGCTGCCGGCGATCGTGACCGGGCTGAAGAACAGCGACGCGGTGGTGCAGCACGAGACCTTCGCGCCGATCCTGTACGTGATGAAGTACAGCACGCTGGACGAGGCGATCGATCTGCAGAACGGCGTGCCGCAGGGCCTGTCGTCGTCGATCTTCACCCAGAACCTGAAGGCGGCCGAGAAGTTCCTGTCGGCGGCCGGCAGCGACTGCGGCATTGCCAACGTCAATATCGGCACTTCGGGTGCGGAGATCGGCGGCGCGTTCGGTGGCGAGAAGGAAACCGGCGGCGGTCGCGAATCCGGCTCGGATGCGTGGAAGGTCTACATGCGCCGCCAGACCAACACCATCAACTACTCCGATTCGCTGCCGCTGGCGCAAGGCATCAAGTTCGACCTTTGA